A genomic window from Yarrowia lipolytica chromosome 1D, complete sequence includes:
- a CDS encoding uncharacterized protein (Compare to YALI0D06391g, no similarity), whose product MRLNVPTRSDLYISPLTHNDWMAVYEAVSNPNVLSRLDIPTPYDEGKARDFCSKADSARYSWNGEQLPVVFAVRDSQKGDMAMGCIDLRLSDSTTPFYAIDPHFRSADGRSAEVGYWLAEGYQGHGLMSLVVQAVFQYARDVMAVDFCCAACRSNNPASAKTICNAGLTLREEENGVQYYWSV is encoded by the coding sequence ATGCGACTGAACGTACCCACCCGCAGCGATCTCTACATTTCGCCATTGACCCACAACGACTGGATGGCGGTCTATGAGGCCGTGTCCAACCCCAACGTTCTGTCTCGACTAGACATTCCTACCCCGTACGACGAGGGCAAGGCCAGAGATTTCTGCTCCAAGGCCGACTCGGCTCGCTATAGCTGGAATGGCGAGCAATTGCCGGTGGTTTTTGCCGTTCGCGACTCGCAAAAAGGCGATATGGCCATGGGATGCATTGATCTGAGACTGAGTGATTCCACCACCCCGTTTTACGCCATTGATCCGCACTTCAGAAGCGCAGACGGCCGGAGCGCCGAGGTGGGATACTGGCTGGCAGAAGGATACCAGGGACACGGTCTGATGAGCCTGGTGGTGCAGGCCGTATTCCAATATGCACGTGACGTCATGGCGGTCGACTTCTGCTGTGCTGCGTGCAGGTCCAACAACCCGGCAAGTGCTAAGACCATCTGTAACGCTGGTCTCACGCtaagagaagaagagaacgGCGTCCAGTACTACTGGAGCGTATAG
- a CDS encoding uncharacterized protein (Compare to YALI0D06435g, weakly similar to uniprot|Q96U24 Neurospora crassa Conserved hypothetical protein, similar to Saccharomyces cerevisiae YOL087C; ancestral locus Anc_3.115), producing the protein MRKSSKKLVYTLAPESFTNGHSLGVNSLCAHDDLLYSAGRDGVVNMWSTSKTAPTKFVAANQMHTHWVNDICTVNNGRSILSASSDLSVKLWTPSRNETVLVGHHRDYVKCIAERGQADPTWAATGGLDQQIIIWDLVALKQRAVMKPTSSNQAARSQQHLSLYSLAASSSGSQLVVGGGPDGIIRCWDAREPERVQAMLVGHTDNVRSIVLPEDVGGTPGGLISASSDGTVRLWDVGMRKVVSTLDSHVDSVWSLSMTDPETLYSADRSGLVIKTDLSRGLDVDSEVVCREHGSVNRVLAVDGSVWTATENSRIHRWADVAVRPGKQVSEVPEEPTAPVRTKGHAHSGSHDWGDWTIKFHGDGKPEEGGLETTEVTTSETPSDTPSDTLLETLQGQNGLIKHKLLLNRRQVLAIDTAGEVSLWDLVLCREVQKFGKRDMDEVFNELKTHEIGVAWCQVQTKSGRLYVTLEENSFSDGEVYIDELGTDYVFPEDFVRSSASTTSSGLDNPDQRLNLGQWILTNLFTNLIDKQLESDADYRRHFDEYRANEERAAAAALAAKEEKQLPPTPAEDVSAANAANNVKEEPSKFRLFGKKKRNSVAGASSTPTVNTAAAAATTNGTSKPTSPVATTRPSTAANAAAASSAAADVPPPNLEAITATTRAKYASSSDASLLKPPSLPKLEIPNVVVIISQYNSDFGENMDLVCEQRDKFESHYNDLPDWVVNLLLFNQIPHKDPVKVNFTLTPEHEKDAINPPRLSAYRMLRIKRITNYISDHLASRPNPETIELSCQGRVLGPKETLASVRSLWKTGGDVVINYRFV; encoded by the coding sequence ATGCGAAAATCGTCGAAAAAACTCGTGTACACGCTGGCGCCCGAGAGCTTCACCAACGGCCACTCGCTGGGCGTCAATTCGCTCTGTGCCCACGATGATCTGTTGTATTCCGCCGGTCGAGACGGAGTGGTAAACATGTGGTCGACTTCGAAAACCGCCCCCACCAAGTTTGTGGCTGCCAACCAGATGCACACGCACTGGGTCAACGACATTTGCACCGTCAACAATGGCCGCAGCATACTGTCGGCGTCGTCGGACCTGTCGGTGAAGCTGTGGACCCCCAGCAGAAACGAAACGGTGCTGGTGGGCCACCACAGAGACTACGTCAAGTGCATTGCCGAGAGAGGCCAGGCAGATCCCACGTGGGCAGCCACGGGCGGACTGGATCAGCAAATCATCATCTGGGACCTCGTGGCGCTCAAGCAGCGGGCCGTCATGAAACCCACCTCGTCCAACCAGGCCGCCCGTTCCCAGCAGCATTTGTCACTCTACTCGCTTGCAGCCTCTTCCAGTGGCTCACAGCTCGTGGTGGGAGGCGGACCCGACGGAATCATTCGGTGTTGGGACGCCCGAGAACCCGAAAGGGTCCAGGCCATGCTCGTGGGCCACACTGACAATGTGCGGTCCATCGTGCTGCCCGAAGACGTTGGCGGCACGCCCGGAGGACTCATTTCGGCCTCCAGTGACGGCACCGTGCGGCTGTGGGACGTGGGTATGCGAAAGGTCGTTTCTACTCTCGATTCGCATGTAGACTCCGTCTGGTCTCTCAGCATGACGGACCCCGAGACACTGTACTCGGCCGACCGGTCGGGTCTGGTCATCAAGACGGACCTCAGCCGCGGTCTGGATGTCGACTCCGAGGTCGTGTGCCGCGAGCACGGCTCTGTGAACCGAGTTCTAGCTGTAGACGGCTCGGTTTGGACCGCCACAGAAAACTCGCGAATCCACAGATGGGCAGACGTGGCAGTGCGACCTGGAAAACAGGTCTCGGAGGTACCCGAGGAGCCCACAGCGCCCGTGCGAACCAAGGGCCATGCCCATTCGGGCTCACATGACTGGGGAGATTGGACCATCAAGTTTCATGGAGATGGTAAACCCGAAGAGGGCGGCCTGGAGACCACAGAGGTGACCACGTCGGAAACCCCGTCTGACACTCCTTCAGATACACTGCTGGAGACTCTACAGGGCCAAAACGGTCTCATCAAACACAAACTGCTACTCAACAGAAGACAAGTCCTTGCCATTGATACGGCTGGTGAAGTGAGTCTGTGGGATCTTGTCCTGTGTCGGGAGGTGCAAAAGTTTGGCAAGCGAGATATGGACGAGGTGttcaacgagctcaagacccACGAAATTGGAGTTGCTTGGTGCCAGGTGCAAACCAAGTCCGGACGACTGTATGTCACCCTGGAAGAAAACTCGTTCAGCGATGGAGAAGTATACATTGACGAGCTGGGAACGGATTATGTTTTCCCCGAAGACTTTGTGCGTTCTTCAGCCTCCACTACTTCGTCTGGACTGGATAATCCGGATCAGCGGCTTAATCTCGGCCAGTGGATCCTCACTAATCTGTTCACCAATCTCATTGATAAACAGCTGGAGAGTGACGCCGACTACAGACGACACTTTGATGAGTACAGAGCCAACGAGGAGcgggctgctgctgccgcaCTGGCTGCCAaagaggagaagcagctgcCTCCTACCCCTGCAGAAGATGTTTCTGCTGCCAACGCAGCCAAcaacgtcaaggaggagccgtCTAAGTTCCGTCTGTTTGGCAAAAAGAAGCGAAATTCCGTCGCTGGtgcctcttccaccccCACAGTCAACACGGCAGCAGCCGCGGCCACAACTAACGGTACAAGTAAGCCCACTTCTCCCGTGGCCACTACCCGACCGTCTACTGCCGCCAACGCTGCTGccgcctcttctgctgctgccgatGTGCCTCCTCCCAACCTGGAAGCCATTACTGCAACTACACGGGCCAAGTATGCGTCTTCAAGCGACGCCTCTCTGCTCAAGCCACCATCCCTCCCCAAGCTCGAGATCCCCAATGTCGTGGTTATCATTTCGCAATACAATTCTGACTTTGGCGAAAACATGGACTTGGTGTGTGAGCAGCGCGACAAGTTTGAGAGTCATTACAACGACCTGCCCGATTGGGTGGTAAATTTGCTTCTGTTCAACCAGATTCCACACAAGGATCCCGTCAAGGTGAACTTCACGCTGACACCGGAGCACGAGAAGGATGCCATCAACCCCCCTAGACTCAGTGCGTACCGAATGCTGCGTATTAAGAGGATTACTAATTACATTAGCGATCATCTGGCGTCTAGACCTAATCCTGAAACCATTGAGTTGTCCTGTCAGGGCCGTGTTCTGGGACCTAAGGAGACGTTGGCCAGTGTGAGAAGCCTGTGGAAGACGGGAGGAGACGTGGTTATCAATTATCGTTTTGTGTAA
- a CDS encoding uncharacterized protein (Compare to YALI0D06501g, similar to uniprot|P33312 Saccharomyces cerevisiae Saccharomyces cerevisiae YBR153w RIB7 5-amino-6-(5- phosphoribosylamino)uracil reductase, similar to Saccharomyces cerevisiae RIB7 (YBR153W); ancestral locus Anc_3.113), with the protein MSDIDAHIPVSANLKQTLTPYLPPKGENHVTLTYAQSLDSRIAAKRDERTTISSEETKRMTHWLRAHHDGILVGVQTAIIDNPGLHCKSFTDEDYKLQEQSPQPIILDPQFRWEFKATKLACNAAHNGYKAPIVVTKSGYEIDTAKKFKKKGIEDFGGKVLMLDDFSWKSIFDALHNDCGLKSIMVEGGAHVIESMLEVGAFDSLVVTVGPVFLGRAGLEVSPKESVILDKVKWAAAERDSVMCAVQKKE; encoded by the coding sequence ATGTCCGACATCGACGCCCACATTCCCGTTTCTGCCAACCTCAAGCAGACCCTGACGCCGTACCTGCCTCCTAAGGGCGAGAACCACGTTACTCTGACATACGCACAATCGCTGGACTCTCGAATTGCCGCCAAGCGAGACGAGCGAACCACCATTTCGTCCGAGGAGACCAAGCGGATGACGCACTGGCTGCGAGCTCACCACGACGGTATCCTGGTCGGAGTCCAGACTGCCATCATTGACAACCCCGGGCTGCACTGCAAGAGCTTCACCGATGAGGACTACAAGCTGCAAGAGCAGTCCCCCCAGCCCATCATTCTGGACCCCCAGTTCCGATGGGAGTTCAAGGCCACCAAGCTGGCCTGCAACGCCGCCCACAACGGCTACAAGGCGCCCATTGTGGTAACCAAGAGCGGCTACGAGATTGACACCGCCAAAaagttcaagaagaagggcatTGAGGACTTTGGAGGAAAGGTTCTCATGCTGGACGACTTTTCCTGGAAGTCCATCTTCGACGCTCTGCACAACGACTGTGGACTCAAGAGCATCATGGTCGAGGGAGGCGCACATGTCATTGAGAGCATGCTTGAGGTGGGAGCCTTTGATTCGCTTGTAGTGACTGTGGGACCCGTTTTCCTGGGTCGAGCCGGCCTCGAGGTCTCGCCAAAGGAGAGCGTCATTCTTGACAAGGTCAAGTGGGCCGCTGCTGAGAGAGATAGTGTCATGTGTGCtgtccagaagaaggagtga
- a CDS encoding uncharacterized protein (Compare to YALI0D06545g, similar to uniprot|P18414 Saccharomyces cerevisiae YBL040c ERD2 ER lumen protein-retaining HDEL receptor, similar to Saccharomyces cerevisiae ERD2 (YBL040C); ancestral locus Anc_7.479), producing MNIFRLAGDMAHVASIFILIHTIRTRKSTSGLSLKTQALYLAVFVARYMDLFVFSDVRAGRYYNVLMKLLYLGTSIYTIYLMTQKYSNEQTNRHIDTFKVEYLVGPAVVMSLIFNDGYTFLDILWSFSVWLECTAILPQLFMLQRTGQAENLTIHYIAALGVYRALYILNWIYRFWTEDKTNLVAFIGGIIQTVIYSDFFYVYYVKVLNGEKFELPV from the coding sequence ATGAACATCTTCCGTCTGGCCGGTGACATGGCCCACGTggcctccatcttcattcTGATTCACACAATCCGAACGCGCAAGTCGACCAGTGGCCTGTCGCTCAAAACCCAGGCGCTGTACCTGGCGGTGTTTGTGGCCCGTTACATGGACCTGTTTGTCTTCTCGGACGTGCGGGCAGGCCGATACTACAACGTGCTGATGAAGCTGCTTTACCTGGGCACGTCCATCTACACCATCTACCTCATGACACAAAAGTACTCCAACGAACAGACCAACAGGCACATTGACACTTTCAAGGTCGAGTACCTGGTGGGCCCGGCGGTGGTCATGTCGCTCATCTTCAATGACGGATACACGTTTCTGGACATTCTGTGGTCCTTTTCTGTGTGGCTGGAGTGCACCGCCATCCTGCCCCAGCTGTTCATGCTGCAGCGAACCGGCCAGGCCGAAAACCTCACCATCCACTACATTGCCGCCCTGGGAGTCTACCGAGCGCTGTACATTCTCAACTGGATCTACCGTTTCTGGACCGAGGACAAGACCAACCTGGTGGCCTTCATTGGAGGCATCATCCAGACTGTCATCTACTCGGACTTCTTCTACGTCTACTACGTCAAGGTCCTCAATGGCGAGAAGTTTGAGCTGCCTGTTTAA
- a CDS encoding uncharacterized protein (Compare to YALI0D06523g, similar to Saccharomyces cerevisiae PRE7 (YBL041W); ancestral locus Anc_7.480, highly similar to uniprot|P23724 Saccharomyces cerevisiae YBL041w PRE7 20S proteasome subunit(beta6)), whose translation MVVQHHSSTTTSPHYYTIQTTMTVQENVNQEPIEHRFNPYGDNGGTVLGIAGDDFALLAGDTRNTTGYSINSRYQPKVFDVGDNILVTANGFSADGDALIENIKQHVELYHYQNNKPLKVQSCARAIQHMLYNKRFFPYYVHTIIAGLDEEGKGAVYSYDPVGSYEREFCRAGGSAASLVMPFLDSQVNKKNQQVENPPPLTLEEALKVVKDAFSSATERHIHVGDGLEILIVTKEGVRKEFFPLKRD comes from the exons ATGGTTGTCCAACATCACTCATCTACCACCACCTCACCTCACTACTACACAATACAAACGACAATGACGGTGCAGGAGAACGTCAACCAGGAGCCTATCGAGCACCGATTCAACCCCTACGGCG ACAACGGAGGAACCGTACTCGGAATCGCAGGAGACGATTTCGCCCTGCTGGCCGGCGATACCCGAAATACAACCGGCTACTCCATCAACTCGCGGTACCAACCCAAGGTGTTTGACGTCGGAGACAACATTCTGGTGACCGCCAACGGCTTTTCCGCCGACGGTGACGCCCTCATCGAGAACATCAAGCAGCACGTCGAGCTGTACCACTACCAGAACAACAAGCCCCTCAAGGTGCAGTCGTGTGCGCGAGCCATCCAGCACATGCTCTACAACAAGCGGTTCTTCCCCTACTACGTGCACACCATCATTGCTGgtctggacgaggagggaAAGGGCGCCGTGTACTCGTATGACCCTGTAGGATCGTATGAGCGGGAGTTCtgccgagctggaggctctgCTGCCTCGCTGGTCATGCCCTTCCTCGACAGTCAggtcaacaagaagaatcAGCAGGTGGAGAACCCACCACCATtgactctggaggaggctctcaaggtggtcaaggacgCCTTTTCGTCTGCTACCGAGCGACACATTCATGTTGGTGACGGTCTGGAGATTCTCAttgtcaccaaggagggcgTTCGAAAGGAGTTTTTCCCTCTCAAGCGGGATTAA
- a CDS encoding uncharacterized protein (Compare to YALI0D06413g, similar to uniprot|Q12271 Saccharomyces cerevisiae YOR3231W YOR109w INP53 phosphatidylinositol phosphate phosphatase) yields MRLCTTVSCQQAHISNYLHHRHEHLSPSHDPMKVYVYENPRSLALVSEKYALVFRYATPTDDKNRPRCIVEFAPIEKIDFRKHRALSPLDCHGFLGLINISSDVFLCVITAKSLVASPRPGETINRVVGVEFHCLNRNTWDFVTLDLNGYPIDLHDQASSSGITEHPCTQLRKMLTNSSFYYSTDFDLTSSMQTRGTAQPASMRNPAGQVISTLESSDASFLWNSYMMTELVKFRDNLPDFERSELDKCGFLTTLIRGFAETVNTRIGNYDENPISCRLTIVSKQSCRMAGTRFLARGIDDDGFVANFVETETILYTERGQAQIVCAFLQVRGSVPFFWEQDSQLLSNKVQITRSIDAAQPAFERHMDYLCNKYGSIHVVNLLSREKSHENELTQRYHGHIKKLNEAGGSHSTDPASGSSRGGLVAVTDFDFHHEVSKQGYSAATRVLNRVIDAMEEYGFYSADSSSPNVTLQNGVFRTNCLDCLDRTNMIQQVISRQALQIFLDRNHLGCNPDFWSKHNILWADNGDQLSQIYAGTNALKTSYTRSGKMNLAGALADVTKSVGRLYINNFTDKTKQNTTDVLLGRLSDQEGILLYDPINDFVVKELERRKLEFSSTTNIKVFAGTFNLNGELSDADLAGWFFPPKSAKELSGGAGFDVHDDLPSIVLVGFQEIVQLTPGQILNADPGKKEFWEKRVEAVLNTRDEYVLLRSHQLVGTALLLFVRKAEVGFVKNIEGAIKKTGLGGMAGNKGGVAVSFSYANTRFCFITAHLAAGTSNIEERHHDFKTLNTGLRFSRGLTIKDHDCVIWLGDFNYRIDMDGDVVRQIVAKKEYGLLFEHDQLNRQMVLGETFPYYNEMEINFPPTYKFDNGTATYDTSEKFRTPSWTDRVLYKGTGLRGINYGCVSDLLFSDHRPVYAEFNAQILIVDQKRKAALGKELYDKRRSEMGGSNDLISLSDLNEVTLTHGLPPPSTDARKWWISGGQTAKVPIVPPAKGMILNPKKINPFEGDLPDFVDKPALPPRRKPIGSPPVKPMPKPKPSSLRSASAVSATAPQLPIPELSQTSLLDMPIGPIESQSSAGQSSSTEKSLLD; encoded by the coding sequence ATGCGTTTATGCACCACAGTAAGTTGCCAACAAGcacacatctccaactatCTCCATCATCGCCACGAGCACTTGTCACCATCTCACGACCCGATGAAAGTCTACGTGTACGAAAACCCTCGTTCGCTGGCGCTGGTGTCGGAGAAGTATGCGCTGGTGTTCCGGTATGCGACGCCGAccgacgacaagaaccGGCCCCGGTGCATTGTGGAGTTTGCGCCgattgagaagattgaTTTCCGCAAGCACCGGGCGCTGTCGCCGCTCGATTGCCACGGATTTTTGGGTCTCATCAACATTTCAAGCGACgtctttttgtgtgtgaTCACCGCCAAGTCGCTGGtggcttctcctcggcctgGAGAAACCATCAACCGGGTGGTGGGTGTGGAGTTCCATTGTCTCAACAGAAACACTTGGGACTTTGTGACGCTGGACCTCAACGGTTATCCTATTGATTTGCACGACCAGGCCAGCAGTTCTGGCATCACCGAGCACCCCTGCACACAGCTTCGAAAGATGCTCACCAACTCATCCTTCTACTACTCGACGGACTTTGATCTCACGTCGTCCATGCAGACCCGAGGCACTGCCCAGCCCGCCAGCATGCGCAATCCCGCCGGTCAGGTCATTTCAACCCTCGAGTCGTCCGACGCCTCCTTCCTGTGGAACTCGTACATGATGACGGAGCTCGTCAAGTTCAGAGACAACTTGCCCGACTTTGAACGCAGCGAGTTGGACAAGTGCGGCTTTTTGACCACACTGATCCGGGGCTTTGCCGAAACGGTCAACACGCGGATCGGTAACTACGACGAGAACCCCATCTCGTGCCGACTCACCATTGTGTCCAAACAATCATGTCGAATGGCCGGTACCCGGTTTCTGGCCAGAGGTATCGATGATGACGGCTTTGTCGCCAACTTTGTCGAGACAGAAACGATCCTGTACACAGAACGAGGCCAGGCGCAGATTGTGTGCGCATTTCTGCAGGTGCGAGGCTCGGTGCCTTTCTTCTGGGAACAGGACTCCCAGCTGCTCAGCAACAAGGTGCAGATCACCCGGTCCATTGACGCGGCACAGCCGGCATTCGAGCGACATATGGACTACCTGTGTAACAAGTATGGCTCCATCCACGTGGTCAACCTGCTCTCTCGTGAAAAGTCGCACGAAAACGAACTCACCCAGCGATACCATGGCCAtatcaagaagctcaacgaGGCAGGAGGCTCGCATTCCACCGACCCTGCTTCTGGATCGTCTCGAGGAGGTCTTGTGGCCGTGACCGACTTTGATTTTCACCACGAAGTCTCTAAGCAGGGCTACTCTGCTGCTACTCGTGTTCTCAACCGGGTCATTGACGCCATGGAGGAGTACGGCTTTTACTCTGCCGACTCTTCCAGTCCCAATGTGACTCTCCAGAACGGTGTTTTCCGAACAAACTGTCTGGACTGTCTGGATCGAACCAACATGATCCAGCAGGTTATTTCTCGTCAGGCCCTTCAGATCTTCCTGGATCGAAACCATCTCGGCTGCAACCCCGATTTTTGGAGCAAACATAACATCTTGTGGGCCGATAACGGCGATCAGCTGTCCCAGATTTACGCTGGAACCAACGCTCTCAAAACCAGTTACACTCGGTCCGGAAAGATGAACCTGGCTGGAGCTCTGGCCGATGTGACAAAATCCGTGGGACGTCTGTACATCAACAACTTCACCGACAAGACGAAACAGAACACCACGGACGTTCTTCTCGGCCGACTCTCGGACCAGGAGGGAATTCTCTTGTACGACCCAATCAACGATTTTgtggtcaaggagctggagcgcCGAAAACTCGAGTTctcgtccaccaccaacatcaaGGTATTTGCTGGCACCTTCAATCTCAACGGCGAGCTGTCTGATGCCGATCTCGCGGGCTGGTTCTTCCCTCCCAAGTCTGCGAAGGAGCTTTCTGGGGGCGCAGGTTTTGATGTGCATGACGACTTGCCCTCCATTGTGCTCGTGGGCTTTCAAGAAATCGTCCAGCTGACGCCCGGACAGATTCTGAATGCGGATCCGGGCAAAAAGGAGTTCTGGGAGAAGCGTGTGGAGGCTGTTCTCAACACGCGCGACGAGTACGTGCTTCTGCGGTCTCACCAGCTGGTGGGAACTGCTCTGTTGCTGTTTGTAAGAAAGGCCGAAGTTGGCTTTGTCAAGAACATTGAGGGAGCTATCAAGAAGACTGGTCTTGGAGGTATGGCCGGAAACAAGGGAGGAGTGGCTGTGTCGTTTTCATACGCCAACACCCGGTTCTGCTTTATTACCGCGCATCTTGCAGCCGGTACTTCCAACATTGAAGAGCGTCATCACGATTTCAAGACGCTCAATACCGGTCTGCGGTTCTCGAGAGGTCTCACAATCAAGGACCACGACTGTGTTATTTGGTTGGGAGACTTCAACTACCGAATTGATATGGATGGAGATGTGGTGCGTCAGATTGTGGCCAAAAAGGAATATGGTCTGCTGTTTGAACACGATCAGCTCAACAGACAGATGGTGCTTGGAGAAACGTTCCCTTACTACaacgagatggagatcaACTTCCCCCCTACGTACAAGTTTGACAACGGAACAGCCACCTACGACACCTCTGAGAAGTTCAGAACTCCTTCGTGGACTGACCGAGTGCTGTACAAGGGCACTGGTCTGCGGGGCATCAACTACGGTTGTGTTTCAGACCTGCTGTTCTCGGACCATAGACCCGTCTACGCCGAGTTCAACGCCCAGATTCTCATTGTTGACCAGAAACGAAAAGCCGCACTTGGAAAGGAGCTGTACGACAAGCGTCGAAGCGAAATGGGCGGCTCCAACGATCTCATTTCGCTGTCTGATCTCAACGAGGTTACCCTCACCCACGGTCTGCCTCCTCCCTCTACTGACGCGCGAAAGTGGTGGATCAGTGGAGGCCAGACTGCCAAGGTTCCCATTGTTCCCCCCGCCAAGGGCATGATTCTCAACCCCAAGAAAATCAACCCGTTCGAGGGCGATCTGCCCGACTTCGTCGACAAGCCTGCTCTTCCCCCGCGACGAAAACCCATTGGAAGTCCGCCCGTGAAACCGATGCCCAAACCCAAGCCTTCGTCTCTTCGCTCGGCCTCTGCTGTCAGCGCCACTGCTCCCCAGCTCCCCATTCCGGAGCTGTCGCAAACCTCTCTGCTAGACATGCCCATTGGCCCCattgagagccagagcaGCGCAGGacagagcagcagcaccgaGAAGAGTTTGCTTGACTAG
- a CDS encoding uncharacterized protein (Compare to YALI0D06457g, similar to Saccharomyces cerevisiae RPB5 (YBR154C); ancestral locus Anc_3.114, highly similar to uniprot|Q9P4B9 Kluyveromyces marxianus DNA-directed RNA polymerases II 24 kDa polypeptide), producing MSSDDAQKLWKVYRTAKELVKDRGYTITDKEVNLSFDQFVSEMCDPMGKPIKKKMCFMASPSPEAIEKFPEMGNIWVEFCEEASVTVKTMRNFCIHISENKFATGILVYENNMTPSANRLIPSVAPATIDTFQETDLLVNITKHVLVPTHIKLSGAEKKFLLERYRLKESQLPRIQREDPVARYLGLRRGQIVKIIRRSETSGRYASYRICL from the coding sequence ATGTCATCGGACGACGCACAGAAGCTTTGGAAAGTGTACCGAAcggccaaggagctggtcaaggacCGGGGCtacaccatcaccgacaaggaggtgaaTCTGTCCTTCGACCAGTTTGTGTCGGAGATGTGTGATCCCATGGGCAAGCccatcaagaagaaaatGTGTTTCATGGCGTCTCCCTCGCCCGAAGCCATCGAAAAGTTCCCCGAAATGGGCAACATTTGGGTCGAGTTCTGTGAGGAGGCCAGTGTGACGGTCAAGACGATGCGAAACTTTTGCATCCACATTTCGGAAAACAAGTTTGCCACGGGTATCCTGGTGTACGAAAACAACATGACTCCGTCCGCCAACCGACTCATCCCTTCGGTTGCTCCCGCCACCATCGACACCTTCCAGGAGACCGATCTGCTGgtcaacatcaccaagcaCGTTCTGGTGCCCACTCACATCAAGCTGTCTGGCGCAGAGAAGAAGTTTCTGCTGGAACGGTACCGACTGAAGGAGTCGCAGCTGCCCCGAATCCAGCGGGAGGACCCTGTTGCGCGGTACCTAGGTCTGCGACGAGGCCAGATTGTCAAGATTATCCGACGGTCGGAGACCTCTGGACGGTACGCCAGTTACCGAATTTGTCTCTAA
- a CDS encoding uncharacterized protein (Compare to YALI0D06479g, no similarity) codes for MVSLNIVKVKSLATTNLLILIFRLVQFFFAGVVCGIVAWYIHQQTTPTGSASSPYVFSIIVAIATILTQFIYCIDFSHRLVFLWDLVLGYTWIMAFVWLLDSSRPLPCGWSAFDPFGNAGCGKIRGVLIFQIVLACMWIITAIVGFVALIQHKRRSKIIG; via the coding sequence ATGGTTTCCctcaacattgtcaaggTCAAGTCTCTGGCCACCACCAACCTGCTGATTCTCATCTTCAGACTCGTCCAGTTCTTCTTTGCTGGCGTGGTCTGTGGAATCGTCGCCTGGTACATCCACCAGCAAACCACCCCCACCGGATCAGCCTCGTCTCCGTATGTCTTTTCCATCATTGTCGCCATCGCCACTATCCTCACCCAGTTCATCTACTGCATCGACTTCTCCCACAGACTGGTTTTCCTTTGGGACCTGGTGCTGGGATACACCTGGATCATGGCTTTCGTGTGGTTGCtggactcctccagacctCTTCCCTGCGGCTGGTCGGCCTTTGACCCCTTTGGAAACGCCGGCTGTGGCAAGATCCGAGGAGTTCTCATCTTCCAGATTGTTCTAGCTTGCATGTGGATCATCACTGCCATTGTTGGTTTCGTCGCTTTGATTCAACATAAGCGACGATCTAAGATCATCGGCTAA